In Candidatus Accumulibacter cognatus, the genomic window GGGGTCGCTCTTGATCCACATGGCGCTGCTTCTCTTTCCGGGCAGCGCCGACTTTAGCTCCTGGCCTCAGATCGCCGGCGTTCACCTGCCTGGTCTGCTGCCGGAATTTCTGTTGGGTGGGGTGGCCTACGCCGTTAGCCAGCGCCGCCTGTCGGTCAGCGTGCAGTGGTGGCTGCTGCTTGCCGGAATCGGTCATCTCTGGCTGGTGGCCCAGGTTTTCAAGGCCTTCGTGGTCGATGCCGGGGTAAGCGGTGCGGTACCGGTGTGGATCGGCGGCAATATCGGGCTGGCCGCCGCGCTGGGTTATGCGATGGTGCTGACGGCTCTGTCGAAATTGCTGGCGCAAGCCTGGGGGCCGGCTACGCCTCTCCTGCTCGTGGCCGGCTCCTTGAGCTACGGCATCTATCTCTTTCACAACATGATGCCGGCCCTGTTGCGCCGGCTCTGGCCAGGTCTGGAGGGTGCCTGGCTGGCACTGGCAGCCCTGGTTTTCACCATCGGAATGGCGACGCTGGCTCACTATGGGCTGGAACGTCCCTTGAGGAATTTTGGTCGGCAGCTCAGCCGCTGCCTGCTCTCCGTTCGAAGCTGAGGTAGCGCAGTTTACCCGGCAAGGCGGGATGCTCGACGGCCAGCATATAGCGGCCAGGCTCAAGCAACTGCCAGTCCGCTGGCGAGAACGACACGGCGCTGGCCGATAGCGGGCGGAAAGCCGCGGGCATCATCATGGGCGATGGGCTCCAGGCGACGATGCGCGCGCCATCGAGGGATGCATCGAGTTCGGCCACGCTGCTGATCGGAGACTTCAGGCAATCGCCCCATTCTTCCCAACGAAGCGGTTGGCGAAATTGCTCCAGCAGCCTCAGTTGGCGCGTCCAGCGGTGGAATAGCGGGTGGCATTTGCGGAAAAAAATCGTCCGGGTTTGCACCATCAGCGAACCCTTCAGTGGCTTGTGGCGATATTCGTGTACTGCCGTGGCGGCAGGGACCACTGCCAGCCGGTAGCCAGTCCGTCGCAGACGCCAGGCAAGGTCCGCGTCCTCGTAGAACATGAAATAGTCCGGGTCGAACAAGCCCCCGGCCGCCAGTACCGCTTCCCGCCGTAGCAAAAGCAATGCGCCGGCTAGAAATGGGGTTTCCACCGGCCGAGGGCTGGTCATTTGCCGCTGCATCCGCGAGAGATAGAAACGGGAGGCCACTCGGCCAAGTCGGGGAGAGCGGCTGGCCAGCGCCAGGGATATTTCCGCGAGTGGGGATTGGGGGAAGGCAGGGGGCAGCAGAAAACGATGGTTGCGATCCCAAAAGGTTCTCGGAGCAACTGCAGCCAAACTGGAATCGGCCTCGAGGGCCTCGACCAGGGTTTCCAGATCCGTTGCCGAGAGTAGGGCATCCGGGTTCAGCAGCAGGCAATAGGGAGCGTTCGATTCGCCGAAGGCGAGGTTGCATCCTCGGCCAAATCCAAGATTTGTTCCCGGCAGCAAGCGCCTGGTCCAGGGTAGCTGGCTGGTGTGGCGCGCCAGCATCTCGGCTTCCGCCGGATCCTCGCTATTGTCCACCAGCCAGAGCGTGCCAAAGCGCCACGGCATGAGGGATTGCACTGCTACCAAGGCGTCTGCCGACGCCCGGTAGTTGACGATGATGACATCAACGTGCCTTGATGAGGGCATGGAAGCTGTCGGTGGCGAGACTCTGAAAATCAACGGTCTGCTGAAAAGCGGTGGCCTGGTCAAGAAAAGACAGGAAATTGCCAGGTAAGGGGGAAGGAGAGTCACGCCACCGAGCGACCTGAAAGCCCGCATCTTCGATCAGTTTCTCAAGGCCTCTGCGCGTGAAGAAACGCAGGTGTCCGACGCACAGAATACCCACTGGCTGATAGTCGAATTCTCCCTGCAGCAGGTCCTGAACAACGGACCAATGACCGACGTTGGGAACGGCAAGCAATACATGTCCCCCCGGTTTGAGCAGACTGTGCGCCTTGCAAAGCGCTGCCAGGGGGTCGGCGAGATGTTCCAGTACGTCAAGGAATGCAATGCAGTCGAAGGAAGCGATGTGCTGTAGTTGCTCGAAGGGGCCGCAATGGACGGTCAGCCCTCGCGCCTTCGCGCGTTCTCCTGCCGCTGGGTTCAACTCGGCCACGGTGGCCTGTCCGCCAAAGTGTTCGACGAATGCCGCCGCGAATCCGCCTTCGCCCCCTCCCACATCCAGCAGCGAACTCGTCCCGGCAGGTAGCAGGTCGAGCATTTCCGCGCGCGTGTTCTGCTGGTAGTTGGACCAGGAATGAATGAACGTGCGCTGTGCCAGCAGGGTACGGGAACCCAGGCTTTCCGGGATGCGTTCCCAGCTGATGACTGCGTCACCGGCGACGACCTGACGCAGTGCTTCAAGGGTAATCATGTACAACCACGGGGACTGACCGGCATACGGTGCTGCAGCCGGAAGCCGTGTGCGTCGGGCGACATGGCGGTCGAAACCGGGGCGGCTGGCATAGTCGACGGCCACTGCTCCGGCAGTTCTCGGATCGGCCGGCAGCGCACAGGCGACCTGGCCGTCAGGGGTCAGGACAAGCAGTTCATCGATCAGATTGTCGGCAACGAGCACGGCCGGGTCGAGAATGATCAGAACCCGATCGGCATGGCAGAACTTCAGGAAATGGGCCGGCGATATCGGTCGATTGCCAGGGCCGGCATGCCACCAGCGATCGGCACGAATCCGCCGCCGGAGTTCCCGCTGACCCAGAGCGAACTCCTCGGACAGGCGCAGGGTGCCGCCATCGAACAGCAAGACATCGAACAATGGCCTACTCCTGATCAACTGCTTGTGAGCCGCCAGTGCCGGAAATACTCCGGTTTCGTCCGGGCGGGGGGAGACCGGCTTGTGTCGCATCCGTTGCCACCGGAAAATTCGCCTGCACAAAACGCTCCACATCGCCAGGTTTGCAAATGTTGAAACAGGAGGTGGCTAGCGGCAGATGGTGAAGCCACTTCGTTTCGAAGACACGGGCGTCGGCGATGAGAGCATCGGTGAAGGTCCTCGCGACCGGCCCGCTTGTCGGCGTGTCCGACCAGTGTTCGCAACAGGAATCGACGACAGCGGCCGCCCAACCCCGCTGCCTGGCAGCGAGCACCAAGTCTGTGGCGTAAAAATGGTATCGCAGTTCGGGATCGAGGATTAGCCGACTATCCGTCCGTACTGCCACGAGGACTTCGTCCAGGCTCGATGCTTCGCAAGGCAATGGCTGCGGTTCCCTGAGCAGCCTGCCCCGGTCCAGGACATGTCCAGCCCTCCGGCCCTGCAGATCCATCCCGTAGACTCCCACTACGGCCAGCCTCGGTATCAGCGATTCGGCCTGGGCCAGGGCAGCCAGGAATTGATGATCCCAGCCATCTGGCAGGAAGACATCCTGATGCACCCAGACCAGCCAGTCTGCACCGGTACTGTGGTCCATCTCCTCGTTGAAGGCTCTGGCAGCGGAAGGGCTGTCGAAATAAATCGCCAACCGGTAACGCCGCGACTGCAAGCACTCGGACATCAGCAAACGCCGCTGCAACTGCTCCGCATCGGATGCGCACACCACAAAGGCCAGTGACTGATCAAGAATGGGCATCTGCTGCATTTCAGCCGTCTTTCCCTGCATTTCTAAAATAAGCGATTGTACTGCCTCCACCTCAGCGATGGTGAGGGTGGCGTGCGCTTCGAGGTGTGATCCGAAGTCATCACCAGCGACAAGGCGACTTGGCAATTTAACGGTGATAATTTTTTCTGGCTCTCCAATCATGAAAGTCATGACCGTTCCCACCCCACGAGTGAGGGAGGGGAAATTCGTGAGTTGCTGACTCGACTTTCACATCAAGTCCACGCAACACGTTGAAGCGCGTCTCGTGCTGCGATTAATCAGCTCGGAATGGACACGACTGGTTAAAATGCTGGCCATCGCGCCTGTTACCCAGTCTGTCGCACATGATCCCTTCGTCCGAAAATGAATGCTTTCCCCCTCTGGTTTCCATCCTGATACGCAGCATCAACAGGCTTCCTCTGCTACAGCAAGCGCTGGCGTCGGTTGTCCAGCAAAGTTACTCCCGGATCGAAATCCTGGTCGTGGCGGCCGTACCCGACCATCCGGTCATGCCGGCAGCCTGTGGCCCGCATCCGCTACACCTGATTTCAAGCGACTGTCCACGGCATCGCTGTCGCGCCGCCAACGTGGCGATCGACGCGGCAAACGGCTCCTACCTGCTCTTCCTGGACGATGACGACTGGCTCCTTCCCGGCCATCTTGAGAAGCTGGCGGCGGCGCTGATGGAGGCTCCTGATTTGCTGGCTGCTTATACCGGTGTCCAGCCGGTCGATGAGGATGGGCAACCCAAGGGTGGCCCCATCGATATGCCGTTCGACGCGCTCCGCCTGCTGGCGGGTAACTTGATGCCATTGCATGCGGTACTTTTCAGGCGCCAGGTCATTGATCTGGGTTGCCGTTTCGACGAAAACCTGGATCTGTTCGAGGACTGGGATTTCTGGCTCCAGATTGCCTGCCACTCCCGCTTCGTCCATGTCCCCGGCGTTTCCGCCTGTTATCGCATTCATGCAAGTTCAGGAGTGCATGCGATGGTGCCTTCTGTCGGTCCCGCCTATGCCCGTATCTATGGGAAATGGCGGCACCTGTGGAGCGAAGGGCAACTTGCGGGAATCATGGCCCAGGTGTGGAACTACCCTGAATTGCAAGAGCGGATTACCGAGCAGCAAGAGCACATGACCGGGCAACAAGTGCTCATCACCGAGCAGCGAAATCGCATCACCGAGCAGCAACGCCTCATCATCCGGCTCGAAGACCGTATTTCGGCACTGCAATTGCAACTCCGAAGACAAGATCAACTGCTCGACGAAAGGAAAAAACATATCGAGGCGATCTGGAGGAGCAGCAGTTGGCGCGTCACCAGGCCGCTGCGCGGGGTCAGCAAGGTGATCGCCTACCTGCCGTTGCTGAACCAGGCTGTGCGCAATCCGGTGCGGGCCTGGCGATTTCTCAGGCGTGCAGCAGGGAAGACGCGCGACTGGGCAGGGCTGCAGCAACAACTTGATGGAAAAATCAGAGCCGACGGCGACTACAGCACCTGGATCAGCCGCTTCGAACCCGCTTCCGAGTGCTATCCGCGGCTGCGGCAGATCGCCGACTCCTGGCACCAGCCACCGATCATTTCGGTGGTGATGCCCACTTACAACTCTGATCCGGAGCTACTCGAAGCAGCCATCAACAGCGTGCTGGGCCAGGTTTATCCGCATTGGCAATTATGCGTCGCCGACGATGCCTCCGATTCACCGGGGGTCAAGGCGCTGCTCGAACGACACGCCGCGTCCGATCCTCGTATTCAGGTGGTTTTTCGCCGGGTCAACGGCCATATCTCCGCCGCCAGCAACTCGGCGCTGGCGCTGGCGAGCGGCGATTTCGTCGCACTTCTGGACCACGACGATCTCTTGCATCCGCTGGCCTTGTGGTTTGTCGCCCAGTGCTGTATCGAGCGTCCCGATGCGGGCTTGATTTACACCGACGAAGACAAATTGTCAGCCGACGGCCAACGCTGCGGCCCCTATTTCAAATGTGATTTCAATTATGAATTACTACTGGCACAGAACATGCTCTCTCACCTGGGGTGTTACCGGCGCTCTCTCCTCGAGGAAATCGGAGGTTTCCGTGAGGGATTTGAAGGTTCCCAGGATTATGATCTGGCCTTGCGTGTCATGGAACGCCTGCGTCCGGAGCAGATTGTCCATATTCCTCGGGTACTCTACCACTGGCGGATCGTTGCGGGGAGCACGGCGAGTTCCATGGGCGAGAAGCCTTATGCCCTGACAGCCGCCCAGCGGGCACTCACCGAGCACTTGCAGCGACGAGGGATTACGGCCGAAGTCATGCCTGCACCAGAGATTTCCCTGCATACCCGAGTCCGTTTCCCGGTGCCCAAACCTGCACCGCTGGTCAGCATTCTGATCCCCACGCGGGATCGGGCGAATCTGCTGCGTCTGTGCATCGACTCCATCCGCGAACTCACTACTTACGCGCCTTACGAAATCATCGTCATCGACCACGGCAGCGAAGATGCGGACACCTTGCAATGGCTCGATCGCTTCCGCCAGAGCGGCATCCGGGTGTTTCAGGAGCGTGGGGAATTCAACTTTTCACGCTTCACTAACCAGGCGGCGGCCCAGGCTCGGGGCAAGGTGCTGTGCCTGATGAACATCGGCATTGAAATCATCACTCCGGACTGGCTGGAAGAGATGGTTTCCTTCGCCGTGCAGGACGGTGTCGGTGCCGTCGGTACGCGCTTGTGGCATCCCGACCAACGGCTGCAGGGGGGCGGGGTCATCCTGGGTCTGAGCGGCGTGGCCGGTCCTTCCTTTCCGAATTGCGAGCGGGGAAATATCGGTTATTTCGGCAGGGCGGCCTTGCATCAGTCGTTGAGCGCGGTTGCCGCAGCCTGCATGGTCGTACGGAAATCCGTTTTCGAAGAAATGGGCGGATTCGACGAGCGGCTTGCGGTGACATTCAATGACGTCGATTTCTGTCTGAGGCTTCGGCAGGCGGGTTATCGGAACGTCTGGACGCCTTATGCAGAAATGCGCCATGACGAGTCCGCCAGCCACGGTCAGGAGTCAACATCTGAACAACAGGAATGCTTGGCTTCCGAAGTGGCGTTCATGCAGGACCGGTGGGCAGACGAATTGGCCGCCGACCCGGCTTATTCGCCGAATCTCAGTCTCGGTGCCCCTGCTTTCAGCCTGGCATGGCCACCCCGCGTTGCCGATCTTTCCTGATGCCGTCCTTAATGTGAAAGTCGTATCAGCGACTCACGAATTTCCTAGCGCCCGCAAGCGGGAGAGCTTGCCCTCCACGCCGTTCATGCCGTCGCGCAGGCCGAACCACATCATGTGCAGATTGGCCAGGCGGTTAGGGGTCAACAGGCCGAAGAAGAAAAGCATCTGGAACAATCGAGACAAATCCGCACGTCGCCACCTTTTCGGCATGTACGATCGACGACGAAGCAGAATGCTGTTGCGAACAATGTAGTAATAGCGGAACGGCGAATGAACCGGGACTCTGCGCCAGCGCAGGAACCAGATTGCCACTCTGCGCTCGCCGAGGGCGTGGCGCATGATGGCGTCGCACACACCGAATATCCCGAAGCCGAGGGAACGAGCCCTGAAGCACCATTCGGTATCGACGTGGTCGATATAAAGTCCCTCGTCCATTTTTCCAATGGTTTCGATGGCAGCCATGGGCAGCAAGGAACCGGATGAAATCAGAAAATCGGCTTCAACGGTGCCCCCGTTCTCCCCACAGCCGACGCGCTTGAATCTGAAGCAACCGGCCTGGACAAATTGCGAAAGTGAAGCGTCGCTGGCGTCGCGATAGCGTGGTCCGACCGCAGCCGCCATCACCCCTCGCTGGGCGAGATCGAGATGAGCGGCCCGAAGCTTGGCGACCGTTCCGAACTCCAACTCGCTGTCCTGGTCAAGCAGAAGCACGAAAACGGCTCCGCGTGATCGCGCCTTATCCAGTCCGACATTGTAACCAGCGGCCAGTCCCAGGTTGTCTTCCTGGACCAATACTTCGACCTCTGCTTGAAAGTGCCGGCTGGCGTGACTGATCCAGTTCAGGGGAGAATGTTCAGACGCGTTGTCGACAACGACAATCGCGGAAACCTGACGTGCGACGGACTCGAGAGCAGGCAGCAAGGTCTTCGGGGCCGGATTGTGGGTGACCAATACCGCCACGACATCCGGGCAATACTCACTCTCCACCGGAGTCGAGCTTGGCCGCACGGCAAGCGGTTCTGCGCGTATCGATCGATCGCTCAAGAGGGTCAAATCCAGGTCTATGGACGCGGTAGGAGCAGCCCTGCGATCTCGACGATATCCTTTTCCGACAGAACACCGGCAGCCGTTTTCAATTGTAACGTGCTGACCAGGAGCTGGTACCTGGCTTGTGCAAGATCCCTCTTGGCAACGAACATCTGACGTTCGGCGTCGAGGACATCAGTATTGGTTCGAATTCCGGCCGCCATCCCACGCTTCGTTCCTTCGGTCGCCACCTCGCTGGATTCGACTGCTTTCTGGTAGGCTCTCACCTTGTGGCCACCCGTCTCGACCGCCATGAACTGGCGCTTGACCTCAACCAGCACGTTGTCCACGGTAGCATCCAGTTCAGCCAGCGCACGCTCGCGGTTGGCCACTGCCTGCCCGGTCAGTGCGTTGACCCGCCCTCCCGCAAACAGCGGAATGTTGAGTTCTATGCCTACCGAGTTAGTGTTGATTTTCTGGTTGAGCGTGTCGACCGTTTGATTTTCTGTTCGTATGTTACGGGCAACGAAGTCGACCTGCGGGAGATGGCCGGCGCGATTGCGATTCACTTCCAGGCTGGCCATCTCGTATGCCTTGCGTTGAGCGCGAATCTCCGGATTGTTGTCCTGTGCCAGTGTGTTCCATTCGTCCAGTTGACTCGGCTGTACGCCGTTCGGCAGGTAATCCGGTCGCAGAATCCAGAGTTCTCCCATCGGCATGCCGGTCATGCCTTCGAGTTTACGCATCGCCACCGCGACCCCGTCGAGCGCGTCGGCACGGTTCGCGCGCGCAAGCTGAAGCCTGGCATCCGTTTCGGCAACCTCGGTCACGGTGCCTTCGCCACCCTTCCGACGGCGCTCGGCAAGCTGGCGCTGAGCACCATAAGCCGTGATTTCCGCATCTGCCAGGGCCAGTTTGTCAATGGCCAGCAAGGCATCGAAATAGGCGGCCGAAAGCTTGACGGCCATTTCCGCAGCTTTCCGGTCAAACACCGCATCGCTGTAGGCGACTTGGACGCCGCCCTGCTGGTAGCGTACGAAGCTCTCATAATTGAACAGGGGCTGCCGAAGTGCAACGGTGGTATAGGTATAGTGGTAATCCAGTTGCTGGGTCAAATTGACCACGGTCGACGATCGATCGCCAGTGGTCTTCGAGTAAGAGCCTGCAATCGAGAAATTCGGCAACAGACCGGCCAGACCTACGTCATAGTTGTACTGGCCGGCTTCCCGCTCGTAGCGGGCGGCCCGGAAGGTCGGGTCGTTTTGCCGGGCCGCCTGATACGCGTCCAGCAGGCTTGCGCCGAGTACCCCCGAAGCCATCAGCGCCAGCGCGCAGCCGGTCAGCCTGGCAGTCCATTTTCTCATGCTCATTCCTCGGTCAATGCGGGCTTCGCCCGATCCAGCAGCGGCTTGACGATATAGTTGAGCAGTGTTCGCTCACCCGTCTTGATGATCACCTCGGCAGGCATGCCAGGCTTGATCTCGTGCGTGGTCAGCTTTTTCATCCCTTCCGGGGTCACCACCACCTGTCCGAGATAGTATGGTGGCATTCTGCCCTGCGGATCGGTCGTTGCGTCGGCAGCCACCTGCCCAAGTTCGCCCGGGATATTGGGCGTCACCTTTTGATTGAAGGCTGGAAAAATGATGTCTACCGGCAAACCCGGCTTGACCTTGTCGATCAAGGTGGTGGGAATCATGACATCGATACGCAAGGGCTCGTTTTTCGGCACCACTTCCATCAGGGGGGTGCCCGAGGCCAGTACACCGCCGATGGTGTGCACTTTCAGACCGACGATGATACCTTCCTTGGGGGCCCGGACTTCGGTATTCGCCAGTTCAAAGGCCAGTCCCTTGAGGCGGCTATCGAGAGCACTGACCTCTTTTTGAACCTCGGCCAGCCCATTCTCGACCTCCTTGTGGTAATCCTGTTGGCGCGCCAGCATCCGCATCCGGATTTCGCCGATGCTCCGCTGTGTACGCCCAAGATTTCCCAGGTCCTCGGAGATCGCACCACCGAGTTGTGCCAGTAGCCGCTCCTGCTCGGACAGGCGGTTGCGTGGCAGGTAGCCCTCGGCTGCCATCTCCCGCAGGCCCTTCAATTCCTCGAGCAGCAGCTTCGACTGTTGTTCCTTGGCGCGTCGGGTGGCCTCCAGACCGGTAGCGGAGGACTGCAGGCCCGCCAACGTATTCTCCATGGCGCCAAGTTCAGCTTGTAGGGCAGCGCGGCGGGAACGCAGCAACTGCGTCTGGATGGCCATTGCACTGGCTGCTCGCGGATCGTCCTTGTCCTTCAACAGATCTTCGGGGAAAGTGATCTCCGAACGGCCCTGGACATCGGCCAGCAGTCGCGCTTCGACGGCTTTCGCCACCAACCATTGGGCGCGCGCCACCTCGTACTGCGAGCGTGCCTGGGTCGGGTCGAGTCGAAGCAGCACGTCGCCCTCCTTGACTTCGTCCCCGTCCTTGATCAGGATGGCGTCGACCATTCCTGGCGCGAGGTTTTGCACCGTCTTGCGATTGCCGGTCACCACCACCTGCCCGCTGGTCGGCACACCCTGGTCCAGCGGGGCCAGGGCAGCCCACAGCAGGAAGCCACCGAAGCCCAGTCCGAGCACCCACAGGCCGACGCGCATCGGATGGCCGGTATCCATCGGCAGATCAGCTTCCCCTTCAAGGGTCATGGGCAAGGCCTTGGGCCCCTGGAGACGATTCAACATATTGCGAATAGCCATAACGATGGTCCTGAATCAGAAATCAAGCGGGTTGAGGAGTGGGAACGCCGGCGCTCTGGATGGGTGTCCGCGGCTGCGAAGCAGTCATCACCTGCTGGCGCGTGCCATAGGTCTGGATCACACCGTTGTCCAGAACCAGTACCCGGTCTGCGACGGCGAGAATGTTCATGCGGTGGGAAATGAAGATCACCGTCTTGCCCTGGGCCTTCAGATCCAGGATGGCATGAATCAGCGCTGCTTCGCCTACGTCGTCCAGATTGGCGTTCGGCTCGTCGAGGACGATCAGGCTGGGATTGCCATACAGTGCCCGTGCCAGACCGATGCGTTGCCGTTGTCCTCCGGAAAGGAAGCTGCCGGCTTCCCCCATGGGCGTGTCGTAGCCGCGCGGGAAGCGCAGAACCATGTCATGGATGCCCGTCCGCTGTGCAGCTTCGATGACCTGGGTCGAGTCAATCTCTCCGAAGCGGGCGATGTTTTCCGCGACACTGCCTTCGAAAAGCTCGACATCCTGTGGAAGGTAGCCAAGGAATGGCCCCAGTTCTTCCCGGTCGAGGCTTTCGATCGGCCTGTCATCGAGCAGAACTCGACCCTGGACTTCCGGCCAGATACCCACCAGGCAACGCGCCAGAGTGGATTTTCCGGAACCGGAGGGGCCGACGATGGCAATCACTTCCCCCGCGGGAAATTCGGCAGTGAGCCCCGCAAGGATGGGCTGTACACGATTCGACGCCGTCGCCACGAGGTTCTCGATGCGCACTGCGCCGCGTAAGGCCTCATGGATCAGGCCGGCCGGCCGCTCGGGATGGTCCCGCAGCAGGGACTCCAGCGCTTCGAAGGCCTTGCGGGCCGATTGCCAGCCGGCCCAGCTACCGACAATCGTATCGATCGGTTGCAGGCAGCGACTCATCAGGACATTCGCCGCAATCATCCCGCCGGTGGTCAGTTCGCCCTCGATCACCAGCAGGGCGCCGGCCCCAAGCATCAGGGATTGTTGGCTGTAGCGGATGAACTTGCTCAAGGCCTGAATGCGCCGCTGTCGATCCTGTGACGCCGAGTACAGCGACATATGTCGTTGATGGTGGCCCAGCCAGCGTTGGCGCAGGTTGCCGAGCATGCCCAGGGATTCGATGACTTCGGCGTTGCGCAGCTTGCTGTGCAGATACACCGCCTCCTTGACCCCGGCTTCCGTGGTTTTCTGAGTCGGCGTCTGGGTCACCCGGTGGCTGAAGATCGCCACCCCGGTCAGAATGCCGGCGAACACCAGGGAAAGGACGCCCAGCGACGGATGCAGCATGAACAGCACCAGCAGGTAAATCGGACTCCAGGGCGCGTCGAAGAACGCGAAGATGCCATTACCGGTGATGAACTGACGAACGTTGGTGAGGTTGCTGAAAGCCTCTACCGGGTTGTCTCGGCTCTGGTTGAGGTGGGATTCGAAGCAGGCATTGAACACCCGGCTGTTGAGTCTTTCGTCCAGGCGTACGCCCAGGCGAACCAGCAGACGGGAACGTGACCACTCGGCGAAAGCAATCACTGCGAAGAGAAACAGGACGATCAGGGAGACCGCGATCAGGGTCGATTCGTTGCGGCTGGTCATGAACCGATCATAGACCTGCAACATGTAGATGGTTGGCGTCAGCATCAGCAGATTGACCACCAGGCTGAAGATCCCCACGACCAGAAACTCCCGTCGGAAGGACCAGAGCGTGGCCGTCAGTTCGCTGCGCTGAAAAAAGGAAGGTGTTTTCATGGTGAGCCGTAGATCGTGAAGGAATCTGAGAGTCGCTTGCGGATCGTTACGCGGCAGGGGCAGCAGCAAGACCAGCCGTGGGTGCAGCAGCCGGTGCAGCAGCCGCTTTGTGCAGGGCCGCCAGCACCTCGTCACGCGGCCCGGCGATCTGTACTTGTCCATCGCGCAACACCAGCATCAGATCTGCCGCAGCCAGGACACTGGTGCGATGGGTGATGACGATCAGGGTGGTGCCCTGGGCCTTGAGCGCCAGCAAGGTATTCACCAGGGCCGCTTCGCCGGCCTCGTCGAGGCTGGAATTCGGTTCATCGAGCACGACGAATCTGGGATGGCCATAAATGGCGCGTGCCAGCCCCACGCGCTGACGCTGGCCGCCGGAAAGGAAGCAACCCTCGTCGCCGATGAGCGTTTCATAAGCATCCGGCAAGGCCAGGATCGCCTCGTGCAGTCCGACAGCACGCGCTGCCGCCTCGACCTTGGCCATGTCCACTTCTCCGAAACGCGCGATGTTCTCGGCAAGAGATCCGCCGAAGAGTTCAATGCCCTGCGGCAGGTAGCCGATGTGAGGCCCCAGTTCTTCCTTGTTCCAGGGGTGGACATCGACGCCATCGAGCCGTACCTTGCCGTTCGCTGCCGGCCAGATACCTACCAGTAGACGTGCCAGGGTCGATTTCCCGGATGCAGAAGGGCCGACGATGGCCAGAATCTGTCCTGCCGGCAAAGTCAAGGAAATCCCGCGGATGATCGCGACTTGGCTACCGGGGGCTGAGGCGACGACCCCTTCCACCGTGAGATTGCCTTTGGGCGCAGGCAGGGGCATGCCTTTCTGGCGCTCGGGCAAGGCTTGCAGAAGCTTGTCCAAGCGTTGATAGGCATCCCGGGCCGTGACGACGCTTTTCCAGAGCGAGACCACCTGCACCAGCGGTGCCAGTACCCGCGGCCCGAGTACCCAGGCGACGATCATCATGCCAGCGCCGCCAGCCAGTTCTCCCCTGACCGACAGCCAGGCGCCCAGTCCGAGGAGCGCCGCCGAAAGGGTGGTCTGCAGCATCTTGGAGAGCGCGGCATTGCTGCCCGCATGATCGGAGGCCTCCGCCTGCAGGCGCAGAAAGCTGCGCTGCTTGCTCATCCAGCGCTGATGGATACTACGCAGCATTCCCATTGCCTCGATCACCTGCGCGTTGCGCAACGTGCCGTTTGCGTAGTTCTGGGCGGCGATGGCGTCCTTTTGGGCAGCGACCAGGGGAGGCTGGGTGTTCTTTTCGGTGAGGTAGG contains:
- a CDS encoding type I secretion system permease/ATPase; protein product: MTSAESRSELRAAILELKPFFRKAAFFSVFCTLLVLAPTGYMLEVYDRVINSRNSSTLLMLTLIVLWFYVIMELLEWARGSVMHQAGQALDRKLRERVFSAIFEANLRRIPGGTSQALNDLRSIREFLTTPALTALMDAPVSLLFLILIYMINSLLGSIAVLAALLQVLLTYLTEKNTQPPLVAAQKDAIAAQNYANGTLRNAQVIEAMGMLRSIHQRWMSKQRSFLRLQAEASDHAGSNAALSKMLQTTLSAALLGLGAWLSVRGELAGGAGMMIVAWVLGPRVLAPLVQVVSLWKSVVTARDAYQRLDKLLQALPERQKGMPLPAPKGNLTVEGVVASAPGSQVAIIRGISLTLPAGQILAIVGPSASGKSTLARLLVGIWPAANGKVRLDGVDVHPWNKEELGPHIGYLPQGIELFGGSLAENIARFGEVDMAKVEAAARAVGLHEAILALPDAYETLIGDEGCFLSGGQRQRVGLARAIYGHPRFVVLDEPNSSLDEAGEAALVNTLLALKAQGTTLIVITHRTSVLAAADLMLVLRDGQVQIAGPRDEVLAALHKAAAAPAAAPTAGLAAAPAA